A genome region from Brassica oleracea var. oleracea cultivar TO1000 chromosome C2, BOL, whole genome shotgun sequence includes the following:
- the LOC106322476 gene encoding uncharacterized protein LOC106322476 isoform X2, translated as MASACNRFMNRSSVSSLRSAIRSSLHKSPIGTGSSPSASSAGFRIPSKPAASPRFSFSRCPSELGCAQSLLPLHSTVAAARLTSCLSVTSRNSRALSQEMGLSVPR; from the exons ATGGCTTCTGCTTGCAACAGATTCATGAACAGATCCTCCGTCTCCTCTCTCAGATCCGCCATCAGATCTTCGCTCCACAAATCTCCAATCGGCACCGGATCTTCGCCGAGTGCTTCGTCCGCCGGGTTTCGAATCCCGTCTAAACCCGCCGCTTCTCCCCGATTCTCCTTCTCCAG GTGTCCATCTGAGCTTGGTTGTGCTCAGTCGCTTTTGCCGCTTCACAGCACGGTGGCGGCGGCTCGGCTGACGTCGTGCCTTAGCGTAACTTCAAGAAACAGCCGAGCTCTCTCTCAGG AGATGGGTCTTTCAGTCCCAAGGTGA
- the LOC106322475 gene encoding WAT1-related protein At5g47470-like, with product MDPRFIIYNNQTPNLTGKIEGCDKKRLKIDIKVNWRVANIDGITMEGLLSYRSNVLRNIMREREKDRKKMLISEIFSENEGNSLLMSYLMSLSLGPLTIVIFSTFATFLILSPFAILFERKQWPDELSPRLIGKLVLISFAGVTLFQTLFLEGIRLTSPAMATAMPNLAPGLIFFIAWMVRLEKMDMKCVYSKLKILGTLLCVFGALTMSLMHSASIIQDEKDNASIFVFDRDRVVGCMYLLGAVFILSSNVVLQASTLAEFPAPISLSAITSLIGVVITTMLQLLQNPNTKVVTRSLISISNLVGFSLLGGMVSGACVSFNGWAMKKRGPVMVSMFSPIATVISVGLSVVTLGEPVRIGSVGGMALMFIGLYLVLWAKGKEGFSQIDSFESEYDPKKPLLS from the exons ATGGACCCACGTTTTATCATATATAATAATCAAACTCCAAATCTTACAGGGAAGATTGAAGGTTGTGATAAAAAGCGGCTAAAAATAGACATAAAAGTTAATTGGAGAGTAGCAAATATAGATGGAATAACAATGGAGGGTCTGCTTTCTTACAGAAGCAATGTCTTGAGGAATATAATGAGAGAGAGAGAGAAAGATAGGAAGAAAATGTTGATTTCAGAGATATTTTCTGAAAATGAAG GCAACTCTTTGCTCATGAGTTATTTGATGTCACTCAGTCTCGGTCCTTTGACCATTGTCATCTTCTCTACCTTTGCCACTTTCCTAATCCTCTCCCCTTTTGCCATTCTCTTCGAAAG GAAGCAATGGCCAGATGAGCTCAGCCCGAGGCTGATTGGTAAACTAGTTCTGATCTCCTTTGCAGG GGTTACTCTGTTCCAGACTCTGTTTCTGGAAGGAATCAGGTTGACATCACCAGCAATGGCCACAGCGATGCCTAATCTCGCTCCTGGTCTCATATTTTTCATCGCTTGGATGGTTAG GTTAGAGAAGATGGATATGAAATGTGTGTACAGCAAACTGAAGATCTTAGGGACGTTATTGTGCGTATTCGGTGCTTTAACAATGAGCTTAATGCACAGCGCTTCGATCATACAAGATGAAAAAGATAATGCTTCAATATTCGTGTTTGATCGTGATAGAGTCGTGGGATGCATGTACCTTCTCGGAGCTGTCTTTATCTTATCCTCCAACGTTGTTCTTCAG GCATCGACATTGGCAGAGTTTCCAGCACCAATATCGTTAAGTGCAATAACGTCATTGATAGGAGTGGTGATAACAACAATGTTACAGTTATTACAAAACCCGAACACTAAAGTAGTTACAAGATCATTAATTAGCATCAGTAACCTCGTTGGTTTTTCTCTTCTG GGAGGGATGGTGAGTGGAGCATGTGTTAGTTTCAATGGTTGGGCGATGAAGAAGCGTGGACCGGTTATGGTATCAATGTTTAGTCCTATCGCTACCGTTATTTCGGTTGGCTTATCCGTTGTTACGTTAGGAGAACCCGTTAGAATTGGAAG TGTGGGAGGGATGGCGTTGATGTTTATAGGACTGTACCTTGTGTTGTGGGCTAAAGGCAAAGAAGGATTCTCACAGATTGATAGTTTTGAGAGTGAGTATGACCCTAAGAAGCCTCTATTGTCTTGA
- the LOC106325861 gene encoding aquaporin TIP2-3: MGPIVTCSSLYRRTRKKRAKLTKVSSKKSMVKIEVGSVGDSFSVASLKAYLSEFIATLIFVFAGVGSAIAFGKLTSDAALDPAGLVAIAVAHAFALFVGVSIAANISGGHLNPAVTLGLAVGGNITLITGFLYWIAQCLGSIVACLLLVYVTNGESVPTHGVGAGLGALEGIVMEIVVTFALVYTVYATAADPKKGSLGTIAPIAIGFIVGANILAAGPFSGGSMNPARSFGPSVVSGDLSQIWIYWVGPLVGGGLAGLIYGDVFIGSYQEVETCEIRV; the protein is encoded by the exons ATGGGACCCATAGTCACTTGCTCTTCCCTATACCGAAGGACCAGAAAAAAAAGAGCTAAATTAACCAAAGTCTCGAGTAAAAAAAGCATGGTGAAGATCGAAGTTGGAAGTGTGGGTGACTCGTTCAGTGTTGCATCTCTAAAGGCTTACTTGTCTGAGTTTATCGCAACTCTTATCTTTGTATTCGCTGGCGTAGGCTCAGCTATTGCCTTTGGCAAACTGACTTCCGATGCCGCCTTGGACCCAGCTGGTCTTGTGGCTATTGCGGTGGCTCACGCGTTTGCCTTATTTGTTGGTGTTTCCATTGCGGCTAACATCTCTGGTGGCCACCTTAACCCTGCCGTGACTCTCGGTCTTGCCGTTGGCGGAAACATAACACTGATCACGGGTTTCTTATACTGGATCGCTCAGTGTCTTGGCTCCATCGTTGCTTGCCTTCTCCTTGTCTATGTTACCAACGGCGAG AGCGTACCAACCCACGGAGTCGGAGCCGGTTTGGGAGCACTCGAAGGTATCGTGATGGAGATCGTTGTGACATTTGCTTTGGTCTATACCGTTTACGCCACCGCTGCTGATCCAAAAAAGGGATCGCTCGGAACCATTGCTCCGATCGCTATTGGTTTCATCGTTGGTGCCAATATCCTCGCTGCTGGTCCATTCAGCGGTGGCTCAATGAACCCAGCAAGGTCGTTCGGACCATCTGTTGTCAGTGGAGACTTGTCACAAATCTGGATCTATTGGGTGGGTCCACTCGTTGGTGGTGGACTTGCTGGACTAATCTACGGTGATGTGTTCATTGGTTCTTACCAAGAGGTTGAAACCTGTGAGATCCGAGTTTGA
- the LOC106322474 gene encoding putative pentatricopeptide repeat-containing protein At5g47460, translating into MLRFVSHKVTSRVYSTTTRSHVGSTASSWTTVVSALARSGVIDALHAAVELLNDGDKPDDTSSVMVHLLRVSGNHGYVSLCRQLHGYVVKHGYVSETRLSNSLMRFYKTSDSLEDAHRLFDEMPDPDVISWNSLVSGYVQSGRLQEGLCLFLDLERSNVFPNEFSFTAALAACARLKISWLGACIHSKIVKLGMEKGNVVVGNCLIDMYGKCGSMDDAVLVFRHMEEKDTVSWNAIVASCSRNRKLELGLWFFHQMPNPDTVTYNELIDAFVKSEDFNSAFQILSCMPNPNSSSWNTILTGYVNSEQSREATLFFTKMHSYGVRLDEYSLSIVLAAIAALVVVPWGRVIHSCGLKLGLDSRVVVASALIDMYSKCGMLKQAELMFWTMPRKNLIAWNAMIYGYARNGDSTEAIKLFSQLKQERFLKPDGITFLNLLAVCSHCEVPMELTLGYFEMMVNEYGIKPRVEHCCSLIRAMARRGDIWQAKKVIQEFGFGFDGVAWRALLGACSAGKDLKAAKAVAGKIVVLGEVDEDEYVYIVMSNLYAYHEIWREVSQIRKIMREKGVEKEVGSSWIQEQNVAIQL; encoded by the coding sequence ATGCTTAGATTTGTGTCGCATAAAGTTACATCTCGTGTGTACTCCACAACCACAAGGAGCCATGTTGGTTCCACTGCTTCTTCATGGACCACCGTCGTCTCTGCTCTGGCTCGCTCTGGTGTTATCGACGCGTTACACGCAGCTGTCGAGTTGCTCAACGACGGCGACAAGCCGGATGATACTTCTTCTGTGATGGTACACTTGCTCCGCGTCTCCGGAAACCATGGCTACGTTTCTTTGTGCCGGCAGCTTCATGGGTACGTCGTAAAACATGGGTACGTCTCAGAAACGCGTCTTTCCAACTCCCTGATGAGATTTTACAAGACGAGTGACTCGCTGGAAGATGCTCACAGACTGTTCGATGAAATGCCTGACCCAGATGTCATCTCTTGGAACTCGTTGGTTTCTGGTTACGTTCAATCCGGAAGGTTGCAGGAAGGACTCTGTTTGTTTCTCGACCTTGAGAGATCTAATGTTTTCCCTAACGAGTTCTCTTTTACAGCCGCTTTAGCTGCTTGTGCTCGGCTGAAAATCTCGTGGCTTGGAGCCTGTATCCACTCGAAGATTGTGAAACTCGGCATGGAGAAAGGCAATGTTGTGGTGGGTAATTGTCTTATCGACATGTATGGGAAATGTGGTTCCATGGATGATGCAGTTTTAGTGTTTCGACACATGGAAGAAAAAGACACTGTTTCTTGGAATGCTATCGTTGCTTCCTGCTCAAGGAATCGTAAGCTCGAGCTGGGACTTTGGTTTTTCCATCAGATGCCAAATCCAGACACTGTCACATACAACGAGCTGATAGACGCTTTTGTCAAGTCAGAAGATTTCAACAGTGCTTTTCAGATTCTGTCGTGTATGCCAAACCCTAACTCATCTTCATGGAACACAATATTGACAGGGTATGTCAACAGTGAGCAATCAAGAGAAGCTACTCTGTTTTTCACCAAAATGCACTCGTATGGAGTTAGACTCGACGAGTACAGCTTGTCAATAGTTCTGGCCGCCATTGCTGCTCTCGTTGTGGTTCCATGGGGAAGAGTCATTCATTCTTGTGGTCTCAAGCTTGGCCTAGACTCTCGAGTTGTTGTCGCGAGTGCTCTGATAGATATGTATTCAAAATGCGGAATGTTGAAGCAGGCTGAGCTGATGTTTTGGACGATGCCTAGAAAGAATCTGATCGCTTGGAATGCTATGATCTATGGTTACGCTCGTAACGGCGATTCAACCGAGGCGATCAAGCTCTTCAGCCAACTGAAACAAGAAAGATTCTTGAAACCTGATGGAATCACATTCTTGAATCTCTTAGCTGTGTGTTCTCATTGTGAAGTTCCAATGGAGCTCACCCTTGGTTATTTTGAGATGATGGTTAACGAGTATGGGATCAAGCCACGTGTAGAGCATTGTTGTTCTCTTATCAGAGCTATGGCGCGGAGAGGAGATATTTGGCAGGCGAAGAAGGTGATTCAAGAATTCGGTTTCGGGTTTGATGGTGTAGCTTGGAGGGCGTTGCTTGGTGCTTGTAGTGCTGGAAAGGATCTGAAAGCGGCTAAAGCCGTAGCCGGTAAGATTGTTGTGTTAGGGGAAGTTGATGAAGATGAGTACGTATATATAGTGATGTCGAATCTCTATGCTTACCATGAGATATGGAGAGAGGTTAGTCAAATTAGGAAGATTATGAGAGAGAAAGGGGTGGAGAAAGAAGTTGGCTCTAGCTGGATTCAAGAGCAAAATGTCGCAATACAACTCTAG
- the LOC106322476 gene encoding uncharacterized protein LOC106322476 isoform X3, whose translation MASACNRFMNRSSVSSLRSAIRSSLHKSPIGTGSSPSASSAGFRIPSKPAASPRFSFSRCPSELGCAQSLLPLHSTVAAARLTSCLSVTSRNSRALSQDGIDGT comes from the exons ATGGCTTCTGCTTGCAACAGATTCATGAACAGATCCTCCGTCTCCTCTCTCAGATCCGCCATCAGATCTTCGCTCCACAAATCTCCAATCGGCACCGGATCTTCGCCGAGTGCTTCGTCCGCCGGGTTTCGAATCCCGTCTAAACCCGCCGCTTCTCCCCGATTCTCCTTCTCCAG GTGTCCATCTGAGCTTGGTTGTGCTCAGTCGCTTTTGCCGCTTCACAGCACGGTGGCGGCGGCTCGGCTGACGTCGTGCCTTAGCGTAACTTCAAGAAACAGCCGAGCTCTCTCTCAGG ATGGAATCGATGGCACGTGA
- the LOC106322476 gene encoding uncharacterized protein LOC106322476 isoform X4, whose amino-acid sequence MASACNRFMNRSSVSSLRSAIRSSLHKSPIGTGSSPSASSAGFRIPSKPAASPRFSFSRCPSELGCAQSLLPLHSTVAAARLTSCLSVTSRNSRALSQGT is encoded by the exons ATGGCTTCTGCTTGCAACAGATTCATGAACAGATCCTCCGTCTCCTCTCTCAGATCCGCCATCAGATCTTCGCTCCACAAATCTCCAATCGGCACCGGATCTTCGCCGAGTGCTTCGTCCGCCGGGTTTCGAATCCCGTCTAAACCCGCCGCTTCTCCCCGATTCTCCTTCTCCAG GTGTCCATCTGAGCTTGGTTGTGCTCAGTCGCTTTTGCCGCTTCACAGCACGGTGGCGGCGGCTCGGCTGACGTCGTGCCTTAGCGTAACTTCAAGAAACAGCCGAGCTCTCTCTCAGG GCACATAA
- the LOC106324991 gene encoding probable pectinesterase 68 — MAPQLRSLTCSLSYLLSVSLLFFIFHCLCFRFSFVAACSNSTEEQHHRHRKWVGPSGHKVITVSLNGHAQFRSVQGAVDSIPKNNNMSIVIKIAPGYYREKVVVPATKPYITFKGAGRDVTVIEWHDRASDRGPDGQQLRTYQTASVTVYANHFSARNISFTNTAPAPMPGMQGWQAVAFRISGDKAYFSGCGFYGAQDTLCDDAGRHYFKECYIEGSIDFIFGNGRSMYKDCELHSIASRFGSIAAHGRTCPEEKTGFTFVGCRVTGTGPLYVGRAMGQYSRIVYAYTYFDALVAHGGWDDWDHKSNKSKTAFFGVYNCYGPGAAATTTGVSWARALDYESAHPFIAKSFVNGRHWIAPRDA, encoded by the exons ATGGCGCCGCAACTCAGATCTCTTACTTGTTCCCTTAGTTATCTCCTTTCAGTTTCTCTTTTATTCTTTATATTCCACTGCTTATGCTTTCGTTTTTCATTTGTTGCAGCTTGTTCAAACTCCACCGAAGAACAACACCATCGCCACCGGAAATGGGTGGGTCCCTCAGGTCACAAAGTCATCACCGTCTCTCTTAACGGACACGCTCAGTTTCGCTCCGTACAAGGTGCTGTGGACTCCATACCAAAGAACAATAACATGAGTATTGTTATCAAGATTGCTCCCGGATATTACCG AGAGAAAGTGGTGGTTCCAGCTACAAAACCGTACATAACGTTTAAAGGAGCGGGTCGAGACGTGACGGTTATAGAGTGGCACGATCGTGCCTCCGACCGTGGTCCTGACGGTCAACAATTACGTACCTATCAAACTGCTTCCGTCACAGTCTACGCTAATCATTTCTCCGCTAGAAACATTAGCTTCACG AATACTGCGCCGGCGCCAATGCCGGGAATGCAAGGGTGGCAGGCGGTGGCCTTTAGGATCTCTGGCGACAAAGCTTACTTTTCCGGCTGCGGATTCTACGGTGCTCAAGACACTTTATGCGACGATGCTGGACGTCATTACTTCAAGGAGTGTTACATTGAAGGCTCTATCGACTTTATTTTCGGTAACGGCCGCTCCATGTATAAA GATTGTGAGTTGCATTCGATAGCCTCGAGGTTCGGGTCGATAGCGGCGCACGGTAGGACATGCCCGGAGGAGAAAACGGGTTTCACGTTCGTTGGTTGTCGGGTTACGGGGACGGGTCCTTTATACGTGGGCCGCGCCATGGGCCAATATTCACGGATCGTTTATGCGTACACCTACTTCGACGCTCTTGTTGCTCATGGTGGCTGGGACGATTGGGATCATAAATCCAATAAAAGCAA GACGGCGTTTTTCGGAGTGTACAATTGCTATGGGCCAGGAGCAGCAGCGACGACGACAGGAGTATCATGGGCCAGAGCTTTGGACTATGAGTCCGCTCATCCTTTTATAGCAAAGAGCTTTGTCAATGGGAGACATTGGATCGCTCCTCGAGATGCTTAA
- the LOC106322731 gene encoding ras-related protein RABA5a-like — MAFYSEDNKSEDYLFKIVLIGDSAVGKSNLLARFARDEFYPNSKSTIGVEFQTQKIVINGKEIKAQIWDTAGQERFRAVTSAYYRGAVGALLVYDISRVQTFQSIGRWLNELHTHSDMNVVTILVGNKSDLKDIREVPTSEGKALAEAQGLFFMETSALDSSNVAAAFETVVKEIYNILSRKVMTSQELNKQDPASLSNGKKVVIPSEGESKTGGGGCCSR, encoded by the exons ATGGCTTTCTATTCTGAGGACAACAAGAGTGAAGACTACCTCTTTAAGATTGTTCTAATAGGTGATTCTGCAGTCGGGAAATCAAACTTGCTCGCAAGATTTGCTAGGGATGAGTTCTATCCCAACTCAAAGTCGACCATTGGAGTGGAGTTTCAGACGCAGAAGATTGTTATCAACGGAAAGGAGATCAAAGCTCAGATATGGGACACGGCAGGTCAAGAACGTTTCAGAGCAGTCACTTCTGCGTATTACAGAGGTGCAGTTGGAGCTCTTCTTGTTTACGACATCAGCAGAGTGCAGACTTTTCAAAGCATTGGTAGATGGCTCAACGAGCTCCACA CGCACTCTGATATGAACGTTGTGACGATCCTGGTGGGGAACAAGTCGGATCTGAAGGACATAAGAGAAGTGCCAACATCAGAAGGGAAGGCGTTGGCGGAAGCGCAGGGACTCTTCTTTATGGAGACGTCAGCTCTGGACTCATCAAACGTGGCGGCTGCGTTTGAGACTGTTGTGAAGGAGATATACAACATACTGAGCAGGAAAGTGATGACCTCACAGGAGCTGAACAAGCAAGATCCTGCCTCGCTTAGCAATGGCAAGAAAGTTGTGATTCCATCAGAGGGGGAGTCCAAGACAGGTGGAGGTGGGTGTTGTTCTAGGTGA
- the LOC106322476 gene encoding uncharacterized protein LOC106322476 isoform X1, whose product MASACNRFMNRSSVSSLRSAIRSSLHKSPIGTGSSPSASSAGFRIPSKPAASPRFSFSRCPSELGCAQSLLPLHSTVAAARLTSCLSVTSRNSRALSQGTLCCTSPDL is encoded by the exons ATGGCTTCTGCTTGCAACAGATTCATGAACAGATCCTCCGTCTCCTCTCTCAGATCCGCCATCAGATCTTCGCTCCACAAATCTCCAATCGGCACCGGATCTTCGCCGAGTGCTTCGTCCGCCGGGTTTCGAATCCCGTCTAAACCCGCCGCTTCTCCCCGATTCTCCTTCTCCAG GTGTCCATCTGAGCTTGGTTGTGCTCAGTCGCTTTTGCCGCTTCACAGCACGGTGGCGGCGGCTCGGCTGACGTCGTGCCTTAGCGTAACTTCAAGAAACAGCCGAGCTCTCTCTCAGGGTACTCTCTGCTGCACCTCTCCCGACCTTTGA